ACTCATATAATAACGTTTTCCAACGGTTTGCGCTTCATGCTCATTGTACGAGACGCGCGGCAGATGCAAGGAATGGGCGCTAATTCTCCGGGATGGCTCTGCTGGCGCGGGAAAGCGCGGGGCAGGCGATAAGGGTTATGCGCGCCAGGAAGAGCCACACCCAGGAGGCAGCGCACCCCTGGCGCTGTTCCCTTCTGGGTGATAATGTTCATGAATGTCCGGGCTGAAGGTTAGCTGGGAGTGCTGCCTACTGCCAGGATAACGGCGAAGAGAAAGAAGAGGCAGAAAGCCAGGGTGCCTGCGGTGGCGACATACCCAAGCACCAGGCCAACCGTTGCCAGAGGACGGCCTTCCTGAAGACCGCCGCTGGCGTTGATCTCCCTCAGCGCCATGTGGCCGCAGATAATGGCGGGAATGCCAGTCAGCAGGTTTCCAGCGACAGCAAACGAGCATATTCCCAGGATAAGTGAGATGATGGCTTTGTTGTTGGTTTGCTTCTGCGCAACCATCACCGGCTGCACGTAGGCGGGCTGCCCATAGGCAGGCTGCCCATAGCCTGGCGCTTGATTATACTGGGACTGCGAATATTGCGAGTAGTCGCCCTGCGGCTGCGAGTAGCCCTGCTGATAGGGGTCCGAGCCATAAGGTGGCGGATACGGATTGCTCATGATTGCTCCTCCACAGTGGCGGGCGATCCCTCTTCACAGGAAGGATGCCAGTTTGCCCGCGTTGCCCCTCCATTGTAACAGACCGCTTCAAGGATACGCAAGTGGCTTTTTATCGGTGAGGCAGCCAGGAAAGCCCGGCGGCTATGCTATAATGCTTGATGGGCAATGCGCTGATCGTCGCGCAATGCTGGCGGCTGTGTGGCATGTAGATTACCGCTTTTGCAAACCTCTTTGAGAAATTTTCATAAAACCAGAGTTTTTCGTGCGTTGGTGCCAGGGGATATGCTGCCATGTTGATTACCAGAGTTGAGCTAGAAAATATCAAGAGCTATCGCCGCGCCGTCATTGAACTGCGGCGGGGTACAACGGCTGTTCGCGGCCAGAATGGCGCGGGGAAGACAACGCTGGTCGAGGCAATTGGTTTTGCGTTGTTTGATTATCTGCC
This region of Ktedonobacterales bacterium genomic DNA includes:
- a CDS encoding DUF4190 domain-containing protein: MSNPYPPPYGSDPYQQGYSQPQGDYSQYSQSQYNQAPGYGQPAYGQPAYVQPVMVAQKQTNNKAIISLILGICSFAVAGNLLTGIPAIICGHMALREINASGGLQEGRPLATVGLVLGYVATAGTLAFCLFFLFAVILAVGSTPS